The following proteins come from a genomic window of Nostoc sp. ATCC 53789:
- a CDS encoding PAS domain S-box protein produces MLKVNRLRLQDIFKIPINSLVAKAASVIPILVGGLVLIGWWLGIEVFKRGFPGSPATMKVNTALCFVLSGLSLWLFLKAGNKGKRTIQNSPHSSTFRLLDFPALVISRVCAIAVTTIAALTLCEYLFGWNLGIDEILFLDSPTSMTTLYPGRMGVNTAFNFILVSVALQILINPKNHRSYWSAQIIALIATLISFQALMGYAYKVKVLYGVAPYTTSMALHTAVLFILLSIGILWARAEQGLMRVVTSDTYGGLLARRLLVAAIAVPFILGWVIVEGQRAGQYDPAFAVSVFAIVLIVIFTILIWQSARVIERLSHQRDLAQEALRTYEDKLGSFVDSNVIGILFGDVYGGIHQANDEYLRMIGYTREDLSTGRLSWSNITPSEYRYLDQRGVAEAQKNTNATCTPYEKEYIRKDGSRIPVLVGYVLLGEKREESVAFILDLSERKLAETEQQKLVSLVENSSDFIGIATLEGQLLYINDAGQKLVGLASLEEVRQKVVLDYFMPKDKTYFQKYILPTVLSEGRWQGEFCFRHLQTGQPIPVDYNIFTVTDNNTGQPIALATVTRNISEQKQAKEKILQLNKDLQRRITELQTLLEVIPIGIGIAEDPLCQNIKVNPALAKQLGISSNTNASLNVPSDQKSTTFKIYREGRELSEEELPMQYSAAHGVEVVDCELEVVHENGKIVNLLEYVAPLFDEEGKTRGSVGAFLDITERKQAEEILLNQQKWLEDVLNLMPRPLLFIEPGTARVTFANRSANELAGGEFPKGVPAKDYHTVYHYTDAAGDRIPNEQMPGVRVALGERLNGLEVDWHTPSGVRSLLIFADTLPAMHGHPATCILVFQEISNLKQAEKALSLGYKRLKLLFDTANDLLSSQEPVLLIDSVYRKLREQIGIEVYLNYLVEDNSQVMRLGSYSGISQELAKEIESLGFGETVCGTVAQNRCAIALENVQQSTDPKTELLRSLNITAYYSYPLIAQGRLLGTLSFGSRTRLSFTENQKGMMQAVCDQIAIAMERASLIASLQKQTEQLQEANRMKDEFLGILSHELRSPLNAILGWAQLLQRSKLSESQMAKATETIERNAKAQTQLIEDLLDISRMIRGKLRLNVRTCNLVPMIESSLETVSLAAQSKEIDLRFSIIPSKETRNAPPEILPVVTIAPNSDLGLEINHENVESREAESQSNQRSKDSSENSQFLVSGDFERLQQIIWNLLSNAIKFTPTGGQVELQLSVVTGEEKQHITEKYAQIQVIDTGIGISPDFLPYVFDRFRQADSSNTRSYGGLGLGLAIVRHLVELHGGTVQVDSAGKDQGATFTVKLPLLKSHLFTVSQPLPVACSPLHFVSLLGVRVVVVDDQTDSREFITTVLEQCQAEVKAVASVQEALQIITEWKPDVLVSDIGMPNEDGYSLIRKLRSRSPEQGGNIPAAALTAYAKAEDRMRAIQEGYQLHLPKPIEAAELATVVASLVGRT; encoded by the coding sequence ATGTTAAAGGTTAACCGCTTGCGGCTGCAAGATATATTCAAAATCCCGATAAATTCACTTGTGGCAAAAGCCGCAAGTGTAATACCCATCTTGGTTGGCGGCTTGGTGCTAATTGGCTGGTGGCTTGGAATTGAAGTTTTCAAGCGCGGCTTTCCTGGTAGTCCCGCCACGATGAAAGTCAATACAGCGTTGTGTTTTGTATTGTCTGGTTTATCATTGTGGTTGTTTTTAAAGGCAGGGAATAAGGGGAAAAGAACAATTCAAAACTCCCCCCACTCTTCGACCTTTCGACTTCTCGACTTCCCTGCTCTGGTAATTTCCAGGGTCTGTGCAATAGCTGTCACCACAATTGCTGCACTTACACTTTGTGAATATCTGTTCGGCTGGAATCTGGGTATTGATGAGATACTGTTCCTGGATTCGCCAACTAGTATGACGACATTATATCCGGGGCGAATGGGGGTAAACACAGCATTCAACTTTATACTAGTCAGCGTTGCCCTACAGATTCTGATTAATCCCAAAAACCATCGTAGTTATTGGTCTGCTCAGATTATCGCTCTGATCGCTACTTTAATTTCCTTTCAGGCACTCATGGGCTATGCCTACAAAGTGAAAGTTCTTTATGGAGTTGCCCCTTATACAACGTCAATGGCTTTACATACGGCGGTGTTGTTCATTTTGCTAAGTATAGGTATTTTGTGGGCGCGGGCAGAACAGGGGTTAATGAGGGTAGTTACAAGTGATACTTATGGTGGATTACTGGCACGTCGTTTGTTGGTTGCTGCGATCGCAGTACCTTTTATATTAGGGTGGGTAATTGTTGAAGGTCAACGCGCAGGACAATACGATCCGGCTTTTGCAGTATCAGTGTTTGCGATCGTCCTGATTGTGATTTTTACTATTTTGATTTGGCAAAGTGCCAGGGTTATTGAACGCCTTAGCCATCAACGCGACCTCGCCCAAGAAGCACTAAGAACCTACGAAGATAAATTGGGGAGTTTCGTAGATTCTAATGTCATTGGTATTCTATTTGGCGATGTGTATGGCGGTATCCACCAGGCAAACGACGAATATCTCAGGATGATTGGTTATACGCGGGAGGATTTGTCAACGGGTAGGTTAAGTTGGAGCAATATCACACCATCTGAATATCGATACTTGGATCAGCGAGGTGTTGCCGAAGCACAAAAAAACACTAACGCTACTTGTACGCCCTACGAGAAAGAATATATTCGCAAGGATGGTAGCCGCATCCCGGTTTTAGTTGGTTACGTGCTGTTAGGAGAAAAGCGGGAAGAGTCAGTAGCATTTATCCTCGACTTGAGCGAACGTAAGCTTGCAGAAACAGAGCAACAAAAATTAGTATCGCTGGTAGAAAATAGCTCTGACTTTATCGGCATTGCCACCCTTGAGGGTCAATTGCTCTATATAAATGATGCAGGTCAAAAACTGGTAGGACTTGCTAGCCTTGAAGAAGTGAGGCAAAAAGTAGTATTAGATTACTTCATGCCCAAAGACAAAACCTATTTTCAAAAATATATACTGCCGACTGTACTATCAGAAGGTCGCTGGCAGGGAGAATTCTGCTTTCGGCATCTTCAAACAGGTCAACCAATACCAGTTGATTACAATATCTTCACTGTTACAGACAACAACACAGGTCAGCCAATTGCCTTAGCAACTGTGACTCGTAACATCAGCGAACAAAAACAGGCTAAAGAAAAAATCTTACAACTAAACAAGGATCTACAGCGCCGTATTACTGAGTTACAAACTTTGTTGGAGGTAATTCCCATTGGAATTGGCATTGCCGAAGATCCACTATGCCAAAATATCAAGGTAAACCCTGCTTTGGCCAAGCAGTTGGGGATATCGTCAAATACAAATGCCTCTCTCAATGTTCCTAGTGATCAAAAATCCACAACCTTCAAAATCTACCGAGAGGGAAGGGAACTGTCAGAAGAGGAACTGCCAATGCAATACTCTGCTGCTCATGGTGTCGAAGTTGTGGATTGTGAACTTGAGGTAGTCCATGAAAATGGAAAAATTGTCAACCTGTTGGAGTATGTTGCACCTCTGTTTGATGAAGAGGGTAAAACTAGAGGAAGCGTTGGTGCATTTTTAGATATTACGGAGCGCAAACAGGCAGAAGAAATACTTCTAAATCAGCAAAAATGGCTGGAGGATGTATTAAATCTGATGCCAAGACCCTTGCTGTTTATCGAACCAGGAACGGCGCGGGTAACTTTTGCAAATCGCTCTGCTAATGAATTAGCTGGGGGCGAATTTCCTAAAGGTGTACCAGCAAAAGATTATCACACAGTTTACCACTATACAGATGCGGCAGGCGATCGCATTCCCAATGAACAAATGCCAGGAGTGCGGGTTGCCCTTGGCGAACGTCTCAATGGATTAGAAGTAGATTGGCACACTCCCTCTGGTGTGCGTTCTCTACTGATATTTGCTGATACCTTGCCAGCAATGCACGGTCATCCGGCTACCTGTATCTTGGTGTTCCAAGAGATTAGCAACCTCAAACAGGCAGAAAAAGCACTCTCGTTAGGTTACAAAAGACTAAAGCTACTATTTGACACAGCCAACGATTTACTCTCAAGCCAAGAACCAGTACTACTAATCGATAGCGTCTACCGAAAACTAAGAGAGCAAATTGGAATAGAAGTTTATTTGAACTATTTGGTTGAGGATAACTCTCAAGTAATGCGGTTGGGGTCTTACAGTGGTATTTCCCAAGAACTGGCCAAGGAAATCGAGTCGCTGGGATTTGGGGAAACGGTTTGCGGTACTGTAGCTCAAAACCGTTGTGCAATAGCTCTAGAGAATGTGCAGCAATCAACTGACCCCAAAACAGAATTGCTTCGTTCTTTAAATATTACTGCTTATTATAGTTATCCGTTGATTGCCCAAGGACGATTGTTGGGTACTCTTTCTTTTGGCAGCCGGACTCGGTTAAGCTTTACCGAGAATCAAAAGGGGATGATGCAAGCAGTATGCGACCAAATAGCGATCGCAATGGAACGGGCTAGTTTAATTGCTTCTTTGCAAAAACAAACTGAGCAGTTGCAAGAGGCGAACCGGATGAAAGATGAATTTCTGGGGATATTGTCTCACGAATTGCGATCACCCCTCAATGCAATTTTGGGCTGGGCGCAACTCCTGCAACGAAGCAAGCTGAGTGAAAGCCAAATGGCTAAGGCTACGGAGACAATTGAGCGCAATGCTAAGGCGCAAACCCAGCTAATTGAAGACTTACTAGATATATCACGGATGATTCGAGGCAAGTTACGCCTGAATGTCCGTACTTGTAATTTGGTTCCGATGATTGAGTCGAGCCTAGAGACTGTTAGCCTAGCTGCCCAATCCAAGGAAATCGATTTAAGATTTTCTATCATTCCCTCCAAAGAAACACGAAATGCGCCACCGGAGATACTCCCCGTGGTAACAATCGCGCCAAATTCAGATTTGGGATTAGAAATTAATCACGAAAATGTTGAGTCAAGAGAAGCGGAATCCCAAAGCAATCAACGTTCGAAGGACAGCAGCGAAAATTCCCAATTCCTAGTTTCCGGTGATTTTGAGCGTTTGCAGCAAATTATCTGGAATCTGTTATCTAATGCCATCAAATTTACACCGACAGGTGGACAGGTAGAGTTGCAATTGTCAGTGGTAACTGGCGAAGAAAAACAACATATAACAGAGAAATATGCCCAAATTCAGGTGATTGATACAGGTATTGGTATTAGCCCTGATTTTCTCCCCTACGTCTTCGATCGCTTTCGTCAAGCTGATAGTTCTAACACTAGATCATACGGTGGATTAGGACTAGGATTAGCGATCGTGCGTCATTTAGTAGAATTACATGGTGGTACTGTTCAGGTAGATAGTGCAGGTAAAGATCAAGGAGCAACGTTTACAGTTAAGCTGCCACTTTTGAAAAGTCATCTATTCACAGTCTCGCAGCCTCTCCCCGTTGCCTGTTCTCCTCTTCACTTCGTCTCCCTCCTTGGTGTGCGGGTAGTGGTTGTAGATGACCAAACCGATAGCCGTGAATTTATCACCACAGTTCTCGAACAGTGCCAAGCCGAAGTTAAAGCAGTGGCATCAGTTCAAGAAGCATTGCAGATAATTACAGAATGGAAACCAGATGTTTTAGTCAGTGACATCGGTATGCCCAATGAGGATGGTTACTCTTTGATCCGCAAACTGCGATCGCGATCGCCAGAACAAGGGGGAAATATTCCCGCAGCAGCATTGACAGCTTATGCTAAGGCAGAGGATCGGATGCGAGCTATACAAGAAGGTTATCAGCTACATTTACCCAAACCTATTGAAGCGGCTGAGTTGGCTACAGTAGTTGCTAGTCTTGTTGGACGGACTTAG